AGGATGCATAGTAGGGGGGTCTAATAGATAGCTTGTCGCTTCCAGGACATGGTAAATCCTCAGGTGAACCCAGTTCAGTGATGATTTGAAACCCGAAGTTCGGGAACAGTTTGGAAACCAGGGTAGAACTAGGGACATTTAAAAATCATATGAACACAAAGATATTTGTAGGCAACCTGTCGTTCAACACGACGGAGAATGACTTGCAGGACGCCTTTGCGGCGCACGGCACAGTGACGGAGGCCAATCTGATGATGGACCGCGCCACGGGCAAGCCCCGCGGGTTTGCTTTCATCACGATGGCAACCCCCGAAGAGGCCCAGAAAGCCATTGAGGCCTTGAACGGCTCGACGCTGGATGGGCGCAATCTGACGGTCAATGTAGCCAAGCCCCGGGAAGAACGTTCCGGCGGCGGCGGCCGAGACCACGCCCGCGCCGACTACGGACGGCGTTACTAAGAGCCTTTTTGCACAAGGGCGTGGAGCTGACAGTTCCGCGCCCTTTTTTGTTTCCGGGAACAGCAACATGAATGATAGCGCGCACAAATCCTCGAGCGGGAAAGGCCCAACCGCCTCAAGCAAAGCGCGTCCGGCGCGCAAGCCGTTCATTTTTGGGGCCAAAGCCAGCGCTGGCAAAGAAGCACAGGCGCCAACAACTCAGAAGGCGCCTGTTGAAGCCACCCAAGGAGCCAGGCCTGCGAGGAAAGCCTTGAATGGCAACTGGCTGTCTGAGGCGCTTAAAGGCCTGATCCATACCGCTCGGGAGCAGGGGTATTTGACCTACGACGACATCAATGAGGTGCTGGTGGAGGGAGTTTCCCCCGATGATTTGGAGGCGCTTTACACGGAGCTGCGGAGCGTTGGCATCGAGATTGTCGTCCATGCCGAGGTCGAGAAGGTCAAGGCCGAGGAACCCGAAC
The DNA window shown above is from Verrucomicrobiia bacterium and carries:
- a CDS encoding RNA-binding protein, which codes for MNTKIFVGNLSFNTTENDLQDAFAAHGTVTEANLMMDRATGKPRGFAFITMATPEEAQKAIEALNGSTLDGRNLTVNVAKPREERSGGGGRDHARADYGRRY